The Candidatus Denitrolinea symbiosum DNA window AGAGTATCGCGTCAGCCACCTGGCCGCGCCCCTGCGGATCGGCGACCGCGTGATCGGCGCGTTGTGCGTGGGCAGTCCGTCGCAAGATCACTTCGCCGCCGAGTCTGCGGATATGCTGACCAAGCTGGCGAATGTCGCCGCCATCGCCCTGGAAAACGCCCGTCTCTTCGCGCAGGCCGAACGCGTGGCCACGCTGGAAGAGCGCAGGCGCATCGCGGCGGAGATGCACGACGGCCTCGCCCAAACCCTGAGCTACCTGGGCATGATGACCGACCAGGTGGTAAATTTCCTGGAGGATGGACAGAAGCGGGGCGCGTTGGAGAAACTGGAGCAGGCGCGGCAGGCGATCCGCCACGCGACCGGCGACGTGCGGCAGGCGATTGACCAACTGATGGACGAGTCGCCCCTGCGGAGAGGCCTGGCGGAGCAAGTCCGCTCGCTGGTTTTGGACTTTGGCAAAAGGCACGACCTGGCCGTCGAATGGGAGAATCTCACAGACGGGGAAATTCCCTGCTCGCGCCAAACGCTTGAACAGATCCTGCACATTACGCGCGAGGCGCTCAAAAATGCCGTCAGCCACGCCGAGGCCGGCCGCGTCTCGGTGCAGATGGGGCAGGACGACAATCGCTGCTTCGTGGCGGTCGAGGATGACGGAAAGGGATTCGATATATCCAGGCCCGAGCCGCAGGGACATTTCGGCCTACAGATCATGCGGGCGCGCGCCGAACATATTGGCGGGAGGGTCGAGATTCGGTCCGCGCCGGGACGCGGGACCCGCGTCCGCCTGGCGTGGCCGTTGGAGGCGCAACACAATGAACCGAGTCCGCGTACTATTGTCCGATGACCACGCGCTGTTCCGCGAGGGGCTGGCGGGCATCATCAACTCCCAGCCCGACATGCGGGTGGTGGGAGAGGCCAGCGACGGCCTGGAAGCCCTCGTCAAAGCGCAGGAGTTAAAGCCCGACCTGATCCTGATGGACGTCCAAATGCCCGGCATGGACGGTCTGGAGGCGACGCAGCAGATCAAACAAACCCTGCCCGAGGCGATCATCGTCATGTTGACGGTGCGCGACGACGACGACAAGCTTTTCGAGGCGCTGCGGAACGGCGCGCAAGGATATTTGCTGAAAGAGATCCGCTCGCAAGACATGCTGGCGATGCTGCGCGGCGCGCTGCACGGCGAGGCGGCCATCTCGCCGGCGCTGGCAGGCCGCATGTTAAAGGAGTTCCGTCGCTTGAGCAGGCAGGGCGCGGGCGAACCAGAGGAAGACGGCGCATTGACGGACCGCGAACAGCAGGTATTGACGAAAGTGGCGGAGGGCGCGACAGACAAGGAGATCGCCGCCGCGCTCAACATCAGCCTGAACACGGTCAAGACGCACGTCCGCAACATCCTGTCGAAACTCCACGTCCGCACGCGGCGCGAGGCCGCAAAGACGGCGCACACCAAAGGGATGCTGTAGTCGTTGGAACTAATTCTTCCGAAGAAAAAGAGTGATTGCGAAATCACTCTTTTTTCATTCCAAAGGCAGGATATGGCAGGATGGTCGTTTCGCTGGCTTTTCCATTAAACTGGGCGAGACATTGTTCGATTTATCACATATAATTACGGCAATGCTGCGCGTTTCGATAATCGTTTCCAATCAAATTGAGATCAGGAGTTTGAGAAACCAATGAAACATCTCAAGGTCAAAATCAAAGCGGAGACGCCGTTGTTGTCCGCCGCGCTGCTGGCGCTTTTCCTGTTTGGATGCAGCCCCGCGCCCGAACGAAAAGCCGCGCAGCCCGATCCCGCCCCGGTCGCCGCGGAGGGACATATCGAAAACGGACGAGACCTCTTTATGGGCTACGTTCATTTGCAAAACGGCGGCCCGCCCTGCATGGGATGTCACAGCGTGGGAGATAACGGACTGCTCGGCGGCGGGGCGATGGGGCCGAACCTGACCGACGTTTCAACTCGATTGAATCAAGCCGAGCTGGTCTCGGTCCTTTCGAATTCCGGGCCGAAGATCTCCCCGGTGATGGAACCCATCTATGCCGAACATCCGCTGACCGCGAGCGAGCAGGCCGACCTGATCGCTTTTTTGAACGCGTCTGTGGGACAGGTCGAGGTCGATAAAGAGCCGATGGTCGTCGCCGTCAGCCTGGTGGGGTTTGTGGCGATCGCGGCGTTTCTGGGATTTATCTATCGTAATCGTTTGCGGAGCGTGCGGGGAGCGCTGGTGAAGACCGCAGAAAAGGAGTTGCCATGAACTGGATCGAAGAGATCGCCAATCCGCAAGCCCGTCAATGGGAGGAGTTTTATCGCAACCGCTGGCAGCATGACCGTGTGATCAGAAGCACGCACGGCGTCAACTGCACCGGCAGTTGTT harbors:
- a CDS encoding DNA-binding response regulator — encoded protein: MNRVRVLLSDDHALFREGLAGIINSQPDMRVVGEASDGLEALVKAQELKPDLILMDVQMPGMDGLEATQQIKQTLPEAIIVMLTVRDDDDKLFEALRNGAQGYLLKEIRSQDMLAMLRGALHGEAAISPALAGRMLKEFRRLSRQGAGEPEEDGALTDREQQVLTKVAEGATDKEIAAALNISLNTVKTHVRNILSKLHVRTRREAAKTAHTKGML